In the genome of Candidatus Microbacterium phytovorans, one region contains:
- a CDS encoding glycoside hydrolase family 3 N-terminal domain-containing protein, whose translation MSNKKFLAIWIPIVAVVAILAVGVNVGIGMFRGAIESYMGTGTYTVNKAEGTADLDTDYYTADYSTVDDAKAASSKLVEQIADEGMTLVKNNGTLPIAVGAVTLLGRGAADPVYGGSGSGTADTRTAVNIRQGIEAAGFTVNDTVYQQLADFAAANPAAEGGRTNIVMDDPAKSNYNIGEMPVADYSQASLDSFADFSDAAVIVVGRGGGEGGDLATNMEKWDENAEPGQHQLELNKDEKDLLALAKANFDTVIVVVNASTSMELGILEDDADVDGILLAGSPGAAGFSALGRILSGEVNPSGKTVDIFSADFTADPTFVNVGDFAYSNIEGGYFVDYEEGIYSGYRYYETAAEEGFIDYDEAVVYPFGYGLSYTDFSWSLAGQELGGVDGDISVDVEVTNTGDVAGKDVVQVYFTAPYTDGGIEKAHVVLADFAKTGLLEPGASETVTLTFAVEDMASYDSTGDGAYVLEEGDYAIKVQTDSHTLADGIDPIAYSVGSTVTYTDGRASDAVPATNRFADVTAEFTDGARTAFSRADFAGTFPTAPTGDDFAASDATVASYETYDAAAAAEASDAEEPTWGADNGLSLIDLRGLAWDHPAWEQLLDELDKDEVLALLTSGAYNTAALEDIGKIRTDDLDGPAGFSSFINPDLWTGTAFPSEYLIAQTWSTELAHDMGVAIGNEALTMGSNGWYAPAVNLHRSPFAGRNFEYYSEDPLLSGTLGTSVVDGALTKGVYSFTKHFAMNDQETNRVNGKGLSTWATEQTIRELYLKPFELIVKDASGELTYFDSEGEAQTAEIGSTAVMSSFNRIGATWAGGSAALMHDVLREEWGFRGMVITDFNLYDYMYPDQAWAAQGTDHMLTFENFKTVEDADSAFAQQNLRFAIHNILYTVANSNAVNGIAPGASLTYNPAGWEIGVQILTIALWVLVAAGAAWIVVRVLRHRRRAESAPVVVDGESAV comes from the coding sequence ATGTCGAATAAGAAGTTCCTGGCGATCTGGATCCCGATCGTGGCGGTCGTGGCCATTCTGGCCGTCGGCGTCAACGTCGGGATCGGGATGTTCCGAGGGGCGATCGAGTCCTACATGGGCACCGGCACCTACACGGTGAACAAGGCGGAGGGGACGGCCGACCTCGACACCGACTACTACACGGCCGACTACTCGACGGTCGACGACGCGAAGGCTGCGTCGTCGAAGCTCGTCGAGCAGATCGCCGACGAGGGCATGACCCTCGTGAAGAACAACGGCACCCTGCCGATCGCCGTCGGAGCCGTCACGCTCCTCGGGCGCGGCGCCGCCGACCCCGTCTACGGAGGCTCCGGCTCGGGCACGGCCGACACCCGCACCGCGGTGAACATCCGTCAGGGGATCGAGGCCGCCGGCTTCACCGTCAACGACACCGTGTACCAGCAGCTGGCCGACTTCGCCGCGGCGAACCCCGCTGCCGAAGGCGGACGCACCAACATCGTCATGGACGACCCGGCGAAGTCGAACTACAACATCGGCGAGATGCCGGTGGCCGACTACTCGCAGGCCTCGCTCGACAGCTTCGCCGACTTCTCCGACGCGGCCGTGATCGTCGTCGGACGCGGTGGCGGCGAGGGCGGCGACCTCGCCACCAACATGGAGAAGTGGGACGAGAACGCCGAGCCGGGTCAGCACCAGCTCGAGCTCAACAAGGACGAGAAGGACCTCCTCGCCCTCGCAAAGGCGAACTTCGACACCGTGATCGTCGTCGTGAACGCCTCGACGTCGATGGAACTCGGCATCCTCGAAGACGACGCCGACGTCGACGGCATCCTGCTCGCCGGCTCGCCCGGCGCCGCCGGCTTCAGCGCACTCGGACGCATCCTCTCGGGTGAGGTGAACCCGTCGGGTAAGACGGTCGACATCTTCTCGGCCGACTTCACCGCCGACCCGACGTTCGTCAACGTCGGCGACTTCGCCTACTCCAACATCGAGGGCGGCTACTTCGTCGACTACGAAGAGGGCATCTACTCGGGCTACCGCTACTACGAGACGGCTGCCGAGGAAGGCTTCATCGACTACGACGAGGCCGTCGTGTACCCCTTCGGCTACGGCCTGAGCTACACCGACTTCTCGTGGTCGCTGGCCGGCCAGGAGCTCGGCGGCGTCGACGGCGACATCTCGGTCGACGTCGAGGTCACCAACACGGGTGACGTCGCCGGCAAGGACGTCGTGCAGGTGTACTTCACGGCTCCCTACACCGACGGCGGCATCGAGAAGGCGCACGTCGTGCTCGCCGACTTCGCCAAGACCGGTCTGCTGGAGCCGGGCGCGTCGGAGACGGTGACCCTCACCTTCGCGGTGGAGGACATGGCCTCCTACGACAGCACGGGCGACGGCGCGTACGTCCTCGAAGAGGGCGACTACGCCATCAAGGTGCAGACCGACTCGCACACCCTCGCCGACGGCATCGACCCGATCGCCTACTCGGTGGGCTCGACGGTCACCTACACCGACGGCCGCGCGAGCGACGCCGTTCCCGCCACCAACCGGTTCGCCGACGTGACCGCGGAGTTCACCGACGGGGCGCGCACCGCGTTCTCCCGCGCCGACTTCGCCGGCACCTTCCCGACGGCCCCGACCGGTGACGACTTCGCCGCCAGCGACGCGACCGTCGCATCGTACGAGACGTACGACGCCGCCGCGGCGGCGGAGGCCTCGGATGCCGAGGAGCCGACGTGGGGTGCCGACAACGGCCTCTCGCTCATCGATCTGCGCGGCCTCGCGTGGGACCACCCGGCGTGGGAGCAGCTCCTCGACGAGCTCGACAAGGACGAGGTGCTCGCGCTCCTCACGTCCGGCGCGTACAACACGGCCGCCCTCGAGGACATCGGCAAGATCCGCACGGACGACCTGGACGGCCCGGCCGGCTTCAGCTCGTTCATCAACCCCGACCTGTGGACCGGCACCGCCTTCCCGTCGGAGTACCTCATCGCCCAGACCTGGAGCACCGAGCTCGCCCACGACATGGGCGTCGCGATCGGCAACGAGGCGCTGACGATGGGCTCCAACGGCTGGTACGCGCCGGCGGTGAACCTTCACCGGTCGCCGTTCGCGGGCCGCAACTTCGAGTACTACTCGGAAGACCCGCTGCTGTCGGGCACGCTCGGCACGTCGGTCGTCGACGGCGCGCTCACCAAGGGCGTCTACAGCTTCACGAAGCACTTCGCGATGAACGACCAGGAGACCAACCGTGTCAACGGCAAGGGCCTGTCGACGTGGGCGACCGAGCAGACCATCCGCGAGCTCTACCTGAAGCCGTTCGAGCTGATCGTGAAGGATGCCAGTGGCGAGCTGACGTACTTCGACTCCGAGGGCGAGGCGCAGACGGCCGAGATCGGCAGCACCGCCGTCATGAGCTCGTTCAACCGGATCGGGGCGACCTGGGCCGGCGGATCGGCCGCGCTCATGCACGACGTCCTGCGTGAGGAGTGGGGCTTCCGCGGCATGGTGATCACGGACTTCAACCTCTACGACTACATGTATCCCGACCAGGCGTGGGCAGCGCAGGGCACGGACCACATGCTGACGTTCGAGAACTTCAAGACCGTCGAGGATGCCGACAGCGCGTTCGCGCAGCAGAACCTGCGTTTCGCGATCCACAACATCCTGTACACGGTCGCGAACTCGAACGCGGTCAACGGCATCGCACCGGGGGCGTCGCTGACGTACAACCCGGCCGGGTGGGAGATCGGCGTGCAGATCCTCACGATCGCGCTGTGGGTGCTGGTCGCCGCTGGCGCCGCGTGGATCGTGGTGCGCGTGCTGCGTCACCGCCGCCGTGCCGAGAGCGCGCCCGTGGTCGTCGACGGCGAGTCGGCGGTCTGA
- a CDS encoding asparagine synthase, producing MAEKRKRVRTRDVVAEGLYIASAATRLSLKNRMLVHILAEGEDFDVERYEAEAREALLTLADEAQADAERTERQRKRARRRHSESDGTHDYRSRDVGNLRRRQKQSLHVARELRARADDVEELRKLINDARDVAWAEVAKNIDRTLRIEAARPDLEPDYERMRIARMQALRLVDLPKLTSRRRSIAKQKELRDKGELPEVTTDAGRPASVDFDPAELE from the coding sequence GTGGCGGAGAAGCGGAAGCGGGTGCGCACCCGCGATGTCGTCGCCGAGGGTCTGTACATCGCCTCGGCGGCCACTCGACTGAGCCTGAAGAACCGCATGCTCGTGCACATCCTGGCCGAGGGCGAGGACTTCGACGTCGAGCGCTACGAGGCCGAGGCCCGCGAGGCGCTGCTCACGCTCGCCGACGAAGCGCAGGCCGACGCCGAGCGCACCGAGCGGCAGCGCAAGCGTGCCCGCCGCCGGCACAGCGAGTCCGACGGCACGCACGACTATCGCAGCCGCGACGTGGGCAACCTGCGCCGCAGGCAGAAGCAGTCGCTCCACGTGGCCCGTGAGCTCCGCGCTCGCGCCGACGACGTCGAGGAGCTGCGCAAGCTCATCAACGACGCGCGCGACGTCGCGTGGGCCGAGGTGGCGAAGAACATCGACCGCACCCTTCGCATCGAGGCGGCGCGCCCCGACCTCGAACCCGACTACGAGCGCATGCGGATCGCGCGCATGCAGGCGCTGCGGCTCGTCGACCTCCCGAAGCTCACGTCGCGGCGCCGCAGTATCGCGAAGCAGAAGGAGCTGCGCGACAAGGGCGAGCTCCCGGAGGTGACGACGGATGCCGGCCGACCGGCATCCGTCGACTTCGACCCTGCCGAGCTGGAGTAG
- a CDS encoding polyphosphate polymerase domain-containing protein — MSARTRVLDRLDALDTVGLDRLNAEAELQTRVDRKYLLPASALPAVLTDLPTGSEVLEIDGEHALRYASQYFDTPDLDSYFGAARGRRRRFKVRARTYVDSGGSFLEVKTRGSRSATVKERVPVAGDELDDDAVAYAADMLTGAGIPDAGHLAAALAPVLVTRYRRATLLLPADDRGDASRATVDLDLSWIAADGRGLTLPRSVIVETKSGQRAGALDRTLWRHGHRPASLSKYGTGMAALHPLLPSHKWRRSLTRHFAAASPLVPADAA; from the coding sequence ATGAGCGCCCGCACCCGCGTGCTCGACCGCCTCGACGCACTCGACACCGTCGGACTCGACCGGCTGAACGCCGAAGCAGAGCTCCAGACGCGCGTCGACCGCAAGTACCTGCTGCCGGCGTCGGCGCTCCCCGCCGTGCTCACCGACCTCCCGACGGGCAGCGAGGTGCTCGAGATCGACGGCGAGCACGCCCTGCGCTACGCGTCGCAGTACTTCGACACCCCCGACCTCGACAGCTACTTCGGCGCCGCACGCGGACGCCGCCGCCGCTTCAAGGTGCGCGCCCGCACCTACGTCGACTCGGGCGGCTCGTTCCTGGAGGTCAAGACCCGCGGCTCCCGCTCGGCCACGGTGAAGGAACGCGTGCCGGTGGCCGGCGACGAACTCGACGACGACGCCGTGGCGTACGCCGCCGACATGCTGACCGGTGCCGGCATCCCGGATGCGGGACACCTCGCCGCCGCCCTCGCACCCGTGCTCGTCACCCGCTACCGCCGCGCCACCCTGCTGCTGCCGGCCGACGACCGCGGCGACGCGTCGCGGGCGACGGTCGACCTCGACCTGTCGTGGATCGCCGCCGACGGGCGCGGACTCACCCTCCCCCGCTCCGTGATCGTCGAGACAAAGTCTGGCCAGCGCGCCGGAGCCCTCGACCGCACCCTGTGGCGGCACGGCCACCGCCCCGCCTCGCTGTCGAAGTACGGCACAGGCATGGCGGCGCTCCACCCGCTTCTGCCGTCGCACAAGTGGCGTCGCTCCCTCACGCGCCACTTCGCCGCGGCATCCCCGCTCGTTCCCGCCGACGCCGCCTGA
- a CDS encoding SDR family NAD(P)-dependent oxidoreductase: MPELDVRGATSVVTGAASGMGAEVARQLAARGARIALVDRNPEGLDAVAATLAGEGHTRHVVDLADDAAVERLADDIAARHPRVQTLITCAGSSMLGSIDQLTMAEMRWLMDVNLWGTVNITRALLPALRREPAAHVTHLVSIYGLAAPAGRIPYAMSKFAVRGFTEALRHELEGSTVTVGAIYPAGVKTGIILHGRVATALDPAIARRAAEAQARMYHTEPEDAARRIVAATVGRRPRTMIGREARLVDVLARLAPTGYWRVMRGPLREATDTTTPLRDS; encoded by the coding sequence ATGCCGGAACTGGATGTCAGAGGGGCGACGAGCGTCGTGACCGGCGCCGCGAGCGGCATGGGGGCGGAGGTCGCCCGCCAGCTCGCCGCGCGCGGCGCGCGCATCGCGCTCGTGGATCGCAACCCGGAGGGCCTCGACGCGGTCGCCGCGACGCTCGCCGGCGAGGGACACACGCGGCACGTCGTCGACCTCGCCGACGACGCCGCGGTCGAGCGCCTCGCCGACGACATCGCGGCACGGCATCCGCGCGTGCAGACCCTCATCACGTGCGCGGGGTCGTCGATGCTCGGCAGCATCGACCAGCTGACGATGGCGGAGATGCGCTGGCTCATGGACGTGAACCTGTGGGGAACGGTCAACATCACCCGCGCCCTGCTGCCCGCCCTCCGCCGCGAACCGGCCGCCCACGTCACCCACCTCGTCTCGATCTACGGCCTGGCCGCACCGGCCGGGCGCATCCCCTACGCGATGAGCAAGTTCGCCGTGCGCGGGTTCACCGAGGCGCTCCGCCACGAACTGGAGGGCAGCACGGTCACGGTCGGCGCGATCTACCCGGCGGGCGTGAAGACCGGCATCATCCTCCACGGTCGCGTCGCCACAGCACTCGACCCCGCGATCGCGCGGCGGGCCGCCGAAGCGCAGGCGCGGATGTACCACACCGAGCCCGAGGATGCCGCGCGCCGCATCGTCGCGGCCACCGTCGGCCGCCGTCCGCGCACGATGATCGGGCGGGAGGCGCGGCTCGTCGACGTGCTCGCCCGGCTCGCTCCGACCGGGTACTGGCGCGTCATGCGCGGCCCCCTCCGGGAGGCGACAGACACGACGACGCCGCTTAGGGATTCGTAA
- a CDS encoding DUF4956 domain-containing protein: MNLFAVIAVDLVAIVVLAFGVYYPRHRRRDLAVAFVGVNVGVLAVSMVLADTTVGAGLGLGLFGVLSIIRLRSREIEQSEMAYYLAALALGLVAGLSTTITWTTAGIMLLVVGVLAVVDSPALLRRSREQTLVLDRAYPDEADARIAVEALLHAPVHRLTIRNLDFVSDTTTVDIRYSARPDSGSRRGAAAASPAHESIAQVTR; the protein is encoded by the coding sequence ATGAATCTGTTCGCCGTCATCGCCGTCGACCTCGTCGCCATCGTCGTGCTCGCCTTCGGCGTGTACTACCCCCGCCACCGCCGCCGCGACCTCGCCGTCGCCTTCGTCGGCGTCAATGTGGGCGTGCTCGCCGTCTCGATGGTGCTCGCCGACACGACGGTGGGCGCCGGCCTCGGCCTCGGCCTGTTCGGCGTCCTCTCGATCATCCGCCTCCGCTCCCGCGAGATCGAGCAGAGCGAGATGGCGTACTACCTCGCCGCCCTCGCGCTCGGGCTCGTCGCCGGCCTGTCGACGACGATCACGTGGACCACGGCCGGAATCATGCTGCTCGTCGTCGGCGTGCTCGCCGTGGTCGACAGCCCCGCCCTGCTGCGGCGCTCCCGGGAGCAGACGCTCGTGCTCGACCGCGCCTACCCCGACGAGGCCGACGCCCGCATCGCCGTCGAAGCGCTCCTCCACGCGCCCGTGCACCGCCTCACCATCCGCAACCTCGACTTCGTCTCCGACACGACGACGGTCGACATCCGCTACAGCGCCCGCCCCGACAGCGGGTCGCGGCGGGGCGCGGCCGCGGCATCCCCCGCGCACGAGTCGATCGCGCAGGTGACCCGATGA